From the genome of Verrucomicrobiia bacterium, one region includes:
- a CDS encoding MotA/TolQ/ExbB proton channel family protein, whose translation MNAPVILAAAGGANKAELLYVWEQATPEAKAIIVCLLIFSIIAWSVMIAKALQMRRAKRLNQFFSTEYRTQKNVLDVYDRRVQADGCPLFVVYHSGSIELDARLKNADGNGRKKYVSLKGMEHVKRSLENTVAQESLKLESGLILLAIAVSGAPFLGLLGTVWGVMSTFGHIAQQGSATMAAMAPGVAAALITTVAGLLVAIPSMFGYNWLVHNLRVLTVELDNFAQDLVSKMETEYLEE comes from the coding sequence ATGAACGCACCTGTAATTTTGGCCGCAGCCGGCGGCGCCAATAAGGCCGAATTGCTTTATGTGTGGGAGCAAGCCACACCGGAAGCCAAGGCCATTATTGTGTGCCTGCTCATCTTCTCCATCATCGCCTGGTCGGTGATGATAGCCAAGGCGCTGCAGATGCGCCGAGCCAAACGCCTCAACCAGTTCTTCAGCACCGAATACCGCACCCAAAAAAACGTTCTGGATGTCTATGACCGGCGGGTCCAGGCCGACGGGTGCCCGCTGTTTGTGGTTTATCACTCCGGCAGCATCGAGTTGGACGCCCGGCTTAAGAACGCGGACGGCAATGGACGCAAGAAGTACGTCTCGCTCAAAGGCATGGAGCACGTGAAGCGCTCGCTGGAAAACACGGTGGCCCAGGAATCACTTAAGTTGGAATCGGGCCTCATCCTGCTGGCCATCGCCGTCAGCGGAGCCCCGTTCCTGGGCCTGCTGGGCACCGTCTGGGGCGTAATGAGCACCTTCGGCCACATCGCGCAGCAGGGTAGCGCCACCATGGCCGCCATGGCCCCAGGCGTGGCAGCGGCCCTGATCACCACCGTTGCCGGCCTGTTGGTGGCTATCCCCTCGATGTTTGGATACAACTGGCTGGTTCACAATCTGCGCGTCCTGACGGTCGAGCTGGACAACTTTGCGCAAGACCTCGTTTCCAAAATGGAGACGGAGTATCTCGAGGAGTGA
- a CDS encoding biopolymer transporter ExbD, giving the protein MRRFSQRSALVTLSEINITPLLDLAFVLLIIFVITTPLLEQSINLKLPKGGEPDKKIERRDIRTVEISTQGLYRLNRQQMSLSQIQDILQKDARGNPNLVVYLRADEMGRWKDVAAVLDFCQKNGIQMAARTEPPGKQR; this is encoded by the coding sequence ATGCGCCGCTTTTCCCAACGCAGTGCCCTGGTGACCTTGAGTGAGATCAATATCACGCCGCTGCTAGATTTGGCGTTCGTGCTGCTGATTATCTTTGTTATCACAACGCCGCTGCTCGAACAAAGCATCAACCTCAAGCTGCCCAAGGGGGGCGAGCCGGATAAAAAAATCGAGCGACGCGACATCCGTACCGTGGAAATCAGCACCCAGGGCCTTTACAGGCTTAATCGGCAACAAATGTCGCTTAGCCAAATCCAGGACATCCTTCAGAAAGATGCCAGAGGCAACCCGAACCTGGTGGTGTATCTGCGCGCGGACGAGATGGGCCGTTGGAAGGACGTGGCCGCCGTGCTCGATTTCTGCCAGAAGAACGGCATCCAAATGGCCGCCCGCACCGAACCGCCGGGAAAGCAGCGATGA
- a CDS encoding cell envelope integrity protein TolA: MNRLQKKCVIVSAGMHLLLVVVLFVGPAFLSSPNKSDEMPMLDFIPVKTVDALVSGGGDPNANPPPAVSQPQPQPRPAPPQPQPRPEPTPPEPVKQPIQEEKNSEPDSLSLNEHPRHKVEISTKLVTRKPERRSDNTAREQARQWAQERRHLAREVAQAADSISSEVSGSTRLVLKGPGGGGVPYANFNQAVMSVYKRAWSGTVPNDSTDEDVAAEASVKIARDGSVISARITQSSGKPGVDHSVQAVLEKVKFAAPLPEDSKEDQRTVSITFEVNAKRGIG; the protein is encoded by the coding sequence ATGAACCGGCTCCAAAAGAAATGCGTAATTGTGTCTGCAGGGATGCACCTGTTGCTGGTCGTGGTTTTGTTCGTTGGCCCGGCGTTTCTCTCCTCGCCAAACAAGTCGGATGAGATGCCAATGCTGGATTTTATCCCGGTGAAGACCGTCGATGCGCTGGTTTCGGGCGGAGGGGACCCCAATGCCAACCCGCCACCTGCTGTTTCCCAGCCGCAGCCTCAGCCGCGCCCTGCCCCGCCCCAGCCGCAACCCAGACCGGAGCCGACTCCCCCTGAGCCCGTCAAACAACCAATTCAAGAGGAAAAGAACTCGGAGCCTGATTCGCTCAGCCTCAATGAGCATCCCCGGCACAAGGTGGAAATCAGCACGAAACTCGTCACACGCAAACCCGAGCGGAGAAGCGACAACACGGCCCGCGAGCAAGCCCGGCAATGGGCACAGGAGCGGCGGCATCTGGCTCGCGAAGTGGCTCAGGCGGCTGACAGCATCAGCAGCGAGGTCTCCGGCAGCACCAGGCTGGTTTTGAAAGGACCCGGTGGGGGCGGCGTCCCTTACGCCAATTTCAACCAGGCCGTCATGAGCGTCTATAAACGGGCCTGGAGTGGCACGGTGCCCAATGATTCGACCGATGAAGATGTCGCCGCCGAGGCCTCGGTTAAAATCGCCCGGGACGGCTCAGTCATTTCGGCCCGCATCACGCAATCCTCCGGCAAGCCCGGTGTGGACCACTCGGTGCAGGCCGTGTTGGAAAAGGTCAAATTCGCGGCGCCGCTGCCCGAGGATTCCAAAGAGGACCAGCGCACGGTGTCGATTACTTTCGAAGTGAACGCAAAACGAGGAATAGGATGA